Proteins encoded by one window of Cheilinus undulatus linkage group 13, ASM1832078v1, whole genome shotgun sequence:
- the LOC121520271 gene encoding verrucotoxin subunit beta-like produces MDSEASETMEVAALGRPFSLGMLYDCRKDLLVPGLTLWDHDDLIKNIREQPQNYNDFKIVASESIEDKSSALEVEASLKASFLSGLVQVEGSAKYLNNSKTSKTQARVTLKYKATTKVQELSMDHLGRGNVKHPYVFEKGLATHVVTGILYGAQAFFVFDREVSQDEDHEDVQVNLTSAIKNIPSLAVGARISLKVEEMDKVNVEKFSCSFFGDFSLQKMPTSFEDAIQVYQSLPSLLGANGENAVPMKVWLLPLTTLDSSAAKRVHQLSISLVQKSQNVLEDFIELEMRCNDALRTTTAQQFPQIEKKIKKFKGVCSEFKLEFQQALAKKIPSIRGGGEEEAGLAEILRHIYSSPFNSEKLNEWMDSKEREIDTLMSLTDMMKNTKAVPSQNHLYRESLRTKHVVCFVFTSLGVFDQFLSVLSSCLHQTPESDMPLDPLTHLVENEQWYSSKEVSDSMRKKAKLFGDFAEANQENESVKFLTVGITNQTQKGSCIYVYKDGFPVTEDFEPPSKPETFTDSDVNYNSVTLKFDPPEFGSENITSYSVEYCVSGEEGWKQQTAEKSGEITVADLSPNTEYMFRCRAVTDVGVGPANQISSPIKTLPCSPPGKPQAELHSSEITVSWEKPAEIGQDVHILSYIVEYAKTDTEKTDTEEDLQWNQVMTGAEEVDISGLQPETEYAVRVRVDCGVAGRSKESITVNVSTTKINPLTKFLLATTERYHQ; encoded by the exons ATGGACTCTGAAGCCAGTGAGACAATGGAGGTGGCGGCTCTGGGTCGACCTTTCAGCCTCGGGATGTTGTATGACTGCCGAAAAGACCTACTTGTCCCTG GATTGACACTGTGGGACCACGATGACCTGATAAAAAATATCCGAGAACAACCACAGAACTACAATGACTTTAAAATAGTTGCTTCTGAATCAATTGAGGATAAATCCTCGGCACTGGAAGTTGAAGCGTCACTGAAGGCAAGTTTCTTGAGCGGGCTTGTTCAGGTCGAAGGGTCAGCCAAATACCTGAACAACAGTAAGACTTCCAAAACCCAAGCCAGAGTCACACTGAAGTACAAAGCAACTACAAAGGTCCAGGAACTGTCCATGGATCATCTTGGAAGAGGAAATGTAAAGCACCCGTATGTTTTTGAGAAAGGATTAGCGACACACGTAGTCACAGGTATCCTTTATGGGGCCCAAGCCTTCTTTGTCTTTGACCGAGAAGTGTCTCAAGATGAAGATCATGAAGATGTTCAAGTAAACTTGACATCAGCAATCAAGAACATTCCCTCTCTAGCTGTAGGGGCCAGAATTTCActgaaagtggaagaaatggatAAGGTAAATGTTGAGAAATTTTCCTGCAGTTTCTTTGGAGACTTTTCCCTTCAGAAAATGCCCACATCCTTTGAGGATGCCATACAGGTCTACCAAAGTCTGCCTTCTCTGCTGGGAGCCAATGGAGAGAACGCAGTACCAATGAAAGTGTGGCTGCTGCCACTGACAACTTTAGATTCTTCTGCTGCTAAACGTGTGCATCAGCTAAGTATTAGTTTAGTCCAGAAATCACAGAATGTCCTGGAGGACTTCATTGAGCTGGAAATGAGGTGTAATGATGCTCTGAGAACCACCACAGCACAGCAGTTCCCACAGattgaaaaaaagattaaaaaatttaaagggGTGTGTTCTGAGTTCAAACTGGAGTTCCAACAAGCACTGGCAAAGAAAATTCCATCAAtccgaggaggaggagaagaggaggctgGGCTCGCAGAGATCCTGAGGCATATTTATTCTTCTCCTTTTAACAGTGAAAAGCTGAACGAGTGGATGGAtagcaaagagagagaaatcGACACATTAATGTCTTTAACAGACATGATGAAGAACACCAAGGCTGTACCTTCTCAGAATCATCTCTACAGAGAAAGTCTGAGAACAAAACATGTGGTCTGTTTTGTCTTCACCTCACTGGGAGTCTTTGATCAGTTTCTCTCAGTTTTATCAAGCTGCCTACATCAAACACCAGAATCAGACATGCCTCTAGATCCACTTACTCATCTTGTGGAGAATGAACAGTGGTACTCTTCAAAAGAAGTGTCAGATTCAATGAGGAAAAAGGCAAAGCTCTTCGGTGACTTTGCAGAGGCCAACCAGGAGAACGAGAGCGTGAAGTTCCTGACAGTCGGAATAACAAATCAGACACAGAAAGGTTCATGTATCTACGTCTATAAAGACGGCTTTCCTGTCACTGAGGACTTTGAGCCGCCGTCAAAGCCTGAAACATTCACAGATAGTGATGTGAACTACAACAGTGTGACACTGAAGTTTGATCCACCAGAGTTTGGATCAGAGAACATCACCTCCTACTCTGTTGAGTACTGTGTCAGTGGAGAGGAAGGATGGAAACAACAGACAGCAGagaaatctggagaaatcaCAGTGGCTGATCTGAGTCCAAACACAGAGTACATGTTCAGGTGCAGAGCAGTGACCGATGTGGGTGTTGGACCAGCCAATCAAATCAGCAGTCCCATTAAAACCTTACCATGCAGCCCTCCAGGAAAACCACAAGCTGAATTACACTCAAGTGAGATAACAGTCAGCTGGGAGAAACCTGCTGAGATTGGACAAGATGTCCACATTTTAAGCTACATCGTGGAGTATGccaaaacagacacagagaaaacagacacagaggagGATCTCCAGTGGAACCAAGTGATGACGGGAGCAGAGGAGGTGGACATCTCAGGGCTTCAGCCAGAGACAGAATATGCCGTCAGGGTCAGAGTTGATTGCGGCGTAGCTGGTAGAAGCAAGGAGAGCATCACTGTGAATGTGTCCACAACTAAAATCAATCCTCTCACTAAATTTCTATTGGCAACTACTGAGAGATACCACCAATAG